Proteins from a single region of Salinibacter grassmerensis:
- a CDS encoding S41 family peptidase, translating into MALLSRLRRSTLVAAGLLFLVGAAALTYAYRDTLGLAEPPRDEQVENLRAFAKLYGYVRYFHPSDAAAGTDWNQFAMYGAQEVKNAASRAELRSTLEGLFRPIAPTVQLYRAGNEPPPPADVLTPSDTAGLNLVAWQHQGLGLHSDGQPYHSVRINATTDPASGGTFEDGPFAWATKQFDARRFQGKQVRLRAAVRTLDRKSTGHLYLHVPRSPNDPLSAPISSRSWSVHDRTVTVPPRASQFRAGLFVRDPGATQFDEMELLVRDSSDASWRRVSLDNAGFESGTTQWRLSDSPGVRASATTEDAFRGRQSLKLSVAPPSELQLFEAHPQPGETARKLIGRGLAAQIPLALYGRDGRTLRPDGTPSPDNLRGRLGSLETSHSGPDFSSANVVVAWNVFQHFYPYFDVVDVEWGRVLTKSLRRALTDDTPKAFQRTLQQMIARLKDGHGRVSPSPGGGSDWPILLERAGGNVVVGDTARPAGMDRSICPEIGDVVVSVDGAPIEARLRRAKRHISGSSQYRDVRALRDVEHYMDPSSVSLLLRREEKQIECSVQPRRAVPTGSMQTEPRPASFEKLSDGIYYADLTRLPWSRIQDRLDTLSEARGVVFDMRGYPEGGMQKLLPHLSPDTLRSAHFEVPKIIYPDQEEIVGYAGSRWTLPPRTPQFAGEVAFLTDARAISYAESIMGIVEQYELGTIVGQPTAGANGNVNPVSLPGGHKARWTGMRVRKHDGSQHHLVGIRPDVQVERTIEGVQSGKDEVLEKALEVLRSSERGATAPN; encoded by the coding sequence ATGGCTCTACTCAGCAGGTTGCGCCGATCTACGCTGGTCGCCGCGGGACTCTTGTTTCTCGTCGGGGCCGCCGCCCTCACATACGCGTACCGCGACACGCTCGGCCTGGCCGAGCCGCCGCGAGACGAGCAGGTCGAAAACCTCCGCGCCTTCGCGAAGCTCTACGGGTACGTCCGCTACTTCCATCCCAGCGACGCGGCGGCGGGCACCGACTGGAATCAGTTTGCGATGTACGGCGCGCAGGAGGTAAAGAACGCTGCCAGCCGGGCGGAGCTCCGGTCGACCCTGGAGGGGCTCTTCAGGCCCATCGCCCCGACCGTGCAGCTGTACCGGGCTGGAAACGAGCCACCCCCACCCGCCGACGTCCTCACGCCGTCGGATACGGCGGGACTGAATCTCGTGGCCTGGCAGCACCAAGGTCTTGGTCTTCACAGCGACGGCCAACCGTACCACAGCGTCCGTATCAACGCGACGACGGACCCTGCCTCGGGCGGCACCTTCGAGGACGGACCATTCGCCTGGGCAACGAAGCAGTTTGATGCTCGGCGATTCCAGGGCAAACAGGTTCGGCTTCGAGCCGCTGTGCGTACCCTCGACCGGAAAAGCACAGGCCACCTCTACCTCCACGTCCCCCGCAGCCCAAACGACCCTCTAAGTGCCCCCATTTCCTCTCGCTCATGGAGCGTGCACGACCGGACAGTGACGGTTCCACCCAGAGCCAGTCAGTTCAGAGCGGGCCTGTTTGTACGAGACCCTGGGGCCACCCAGTTTGATGAGATGGAGCTCCTGGTTCGCGACTCGTCGGACGCCTCCTGGAGGCGTGTGTCCCTTGACAACGCAGGCTTTGAGTCCGGAACGACCCAGTGGAGACTTTCGGACAGTCCCGGAGTCCGGGCGTCTGCTACTACAGAGGACGCCTTCAGGGGGCGGCAGTCCCTGAAACTCAGCGTTGCGCCACCATCAGAACTGCAGCTATTCGAGGCCCACCCGCAACCGGGCGAAACGGCCAGGAAGCTAATTGGCCGGGGGCTTGCAGCACAAATACCACTCGCACTCTACGGCCGGGACGGGCGGACGCTACGACCAGATGGTACGCCCTCCCCCGATAATCTGCGAGGCCGACTCGGCTCTTTGGAGACATCGCACTCAGGCCCGGACTTCTCCTCGGCCAACGTGGTGGTCGCCTGGAATGTCTTCCAGCACTTCTACCCGTACTTCGACGTGGTTGATGTCGAGTGGGGCCGAGTGCTTACAAAAAGCCTACGCCGCGCCCTCACCGACGACACCCCAAAGGCATTCCAACGTACGCTCCAGCAGATGATCGCCCGTCTGAAGGACGGACACGGAAGGGTGTCTCCGTCTCCAGGGGGTGGCTCCGACTGGCCGATTCTTCTGGAGCGGGCCGGCGGAAATGTAGTGGTGGGGGACACTGCGCGCCCGGCCGGCATGGACCGTAGCATATGTCCTGAGATTGGCGATGTGGTCGTCTCCGTCGACGGAGCGCCGATCGAGGCGAGGCTGCGCAGGGCAAAACGCCATATCTCTGGATCTTCGCAGTACCGAGACGTCAGGGCGCTTCGGGATGTCGAGCACTACATGGACCCGTCGTCCGTCTCCCTTCTGCTTCGTCGTGAAGAAAAACAGATTGAGTGTTCGGTTCAACCTCGCCGCGCAGTCCCCACCGGATCGATGCAGACAGAGCCTCGCCCTGCGTCGTTCGAGAAGCTTTCCGATGGGATCTACTACGCAGACCTGACGCGCCTGCCTTGGAGCCGGATACAGGACCGGCTGGACACACTCTCCGAAGCGCGCGGGGTCGTGTTCGACATGCGCGGGTACCCGGAAGGCGGAATGCAGAAACTCCTTCCCCACCTGTCGCCCGATACGCTCCGGTCGGCCCACTTCGAAGTGCCGAAGATCATCTATCCAGATCAGGAGGAGATCGTGGGATACGCCGGCAGCCGGTGGACACTCCCCCCACGGACGCCGCAGTTTGCGGGCGAGGTCGCGTTTCTGACTGACGCGCGCGCCATTAGCTACGCCGAGAGCATCATGGGCATCGTCGAGCAATACGAGCTGGGCACGATCGTAGGCCAGCCGACCGCCGGGGCGAACGGAAACGTAAATCCGGTCTCCCTCCCCGGAGGACACAAGGCCCGCTGGACCGGCATGCGTGTCCGGAAGCACGACGGCTCCCAGCACCACCTCGTCGGTATCCGGCCCGACGTGCAGGTCGAGCGCACGATCGAAGGCGTTCAGAGTGGGAAAGACGAAGTGTTGGAAAAAGCACTAGAGGTGCTCCGGTCCAGCGAGCGTGGGGCCACTGCGCCCAACTGA
- a CDS encoding M56 family metallopeptidase translates to MVSSLTSSHLSTFLLDVLLKGAVLLVLAHVANALLRRGDAPAPLRRAVWGLAFAALLALPIGQAVLPQSSLPDPVDEVVRLAGDSADEPAARQPSSRRDEPRSGSKPGREASAETQASTSAGASGGAGASPAPSAPALNKGRTDESFWLLGWVWGPVLLGVWGTGVALLLARLLVGHLRSRRLRRQARLVDAPDWAEHLEEVREQLGSGRTAEIRFHKGATPMSLGLFSPTILLPDSAREWPSERRRLVLLHEMAHLKRRDLLLGLVGQLGRALHWPNPLAWTGWSQLLQAREAACDETVLAAGEDPETYAHQLLAAARRAVDDHVPAPALQIARPTRLRERILAIVSREDAASWSPRRKSLLGTLGLMLALLVVAVRPLPDDWYPRAERSGSSLVAATMSDAETAGRGAAGAEQKIQNLRAFATLYGYVRYFHPSDAAAETNWDAFAVHGVREVTDAGSRSELRSTLHELFAPIAPTVQLYETGEQSPAPPEVLAPADTTGLSLVSWQHKGVDLGNRGPYESARLHRQMEQEESSGGPGFGTVAQSVDAMPHRGKQVRLRAAVRAEVSGAGNRAQLWLRVDRTNDRQGFFDNMSDRPITKPSWETYQITGTVAEDATHIMLGGFLRGRGTAQFDAFQLQVRDSSGAAWTNVSLENAGLEDGAAGEPPAGWGGRSDRYAFRTTQGDPAEGQQFLSIALDTSSVAVGAEGLFETRPAAGETVTTPLGHGLSAQIPLALYSDDKQTLRSDGAPSPAALRGALGDVSLNRLTAEDDALRRANIIIAWNVFQHFYPYFDVVDADWDPVLTRSLRRAAADTSSREFLRTLRRMLVPLEDGHARVSHPADTLRAGLPLRFDWVEEGVAVTDTASYSGTQNCARPGDVVTAVDGAPIEETLRNTKRSISGSPQWRTVRALRTFAAGPPGTSVRLTLRRDGQAVECRVPRADDMGRGRWRRQLHPEPRPDSIDVLSGGTHYVDLTRVGMEALQPHIDTLAQAEAVIFDVRGYPEGGAQELLPHLSPETLRSAHFEVPKIIYPDQENIAGYTGGRWTLPSKTPQFTGKVAFLTDGRAISYAESIMGIVEHYDLGTIVGQPTAGANGNVNPFTLPGNYQVYWTGMRVQKHDRSQHHLVGIRPDVRATRTVEGVRAGTDEVLRAALRALDRSP, encoded by the coding sequence ATGGTTAGCTCCCTCACGTCTTCCCATCTGAGCACTTTCCTTCTCGATGTTCTGCTGAAGGGCGCAGTCCTTTTGGTGCTTGCCCACGTGGCGAATGCACTACTCCGCCGAGGGGACGCCCCGGCACCGCTTCGCCGAGCCGTCTGGGGCCTGGCATTTGCGGCGCTTCTGGCACTGCCGATCGGGCAGGCGGTTCTGCCGCAGTCGTCCCTCCCCGACCCGGTCGATGAGGTCGTTCGGCTCGCGGGGGATTCAGCCGACGAGCCGGCGGCCCGACAGCCGTCCTCACGGCGTGACGAGCCCCGGTCCGGTTCGAAGCCGGGACGCGAGGCCTCGGCAGAGACGCAAGCCTCCACGTCCGCCGGAGCGTCGGGCGGGGCGGGCGCGTCCCCGGCCCCCTCCGCTCCGGCACTCAACAAGGGACGTACAGACGAATCCTTCTGGCTGCTGGGGTGGGTGTGGGGACCGGTCCTGCTCGGCGTCTGGGGCACGGGGGTGGCGTTGCTACTGGCTCGCCTGCTCGTCGGTCATCTGCGGTCCCGGCGCCTTCGTCGGCAGGCCCGCCTGGTGGACGCCCCGGACTGGGCAGAACACCTCGAAGAGGTTCGGGAGCAGCTTGGATCGGGGCGTACCGCCGAGATTCGGTTTCACAAGGGGGCGACGCCGATGTCGCTCGGTCTTTTCTCTCCGACAATCCTTCTCCCAGACTCCGCTCGGGAGTGGCCCTCCGAGCGGCGCCGGCTCGTCCTTCTCCACGAGATGGCGCACCTGAAGCGTAGGGACCTGCTTCTGGGGCTCGTCGGGCAGCTCGGGCGCGCGCTGCACTGGCCCAATCCGCTGGCCTGGACGGGGTGGTCGCAGCTCCTCCAGGCCCGGGAGGCGGCCTGCGATGAGACGGTGCTTGCCGCGGGCGAAGATCCTGAGACGTACGCCCATCAACTGCTGGCGGCCGCGCGCCGGGCAGTGGACGACCACGTCCCCGCCCCCGCCCTGCAGATCGCCCGGCCTACGCGGCTCCGAGAGCGCATTCTCGCAATCGTGAGCCGGGAGGACGCTGCGTCCTGGTCACCCAGACGCAAGTCTCTTCTCGGAACGCTCGGTCTAATGCTGGCGCTTTTGGTGGTGGCCGTCCGCCCTCTCCCCGACGACTGGTATCCTCGTGCGGAGCGGTCGGGGAGCAGCCTGGTTGCCGCCACAATGTCTGACGCGGAGACGGCAGGCCGCGGGGCCGCGGGTGCGGAGCAGAAGATTCAAAATCTGCGCGCCTTCGCCACGCTTTACGGCTACGTCCGCTACTTCCATCCTAGCGACGCGGCGGCGGAGACCAACTGGGACGCGTTTGCCGTCCACGGCGTGCGGGAGGTGACGGATGCTGGCAGCCGGTCCGAGTTGCGTTCGACCCTGCACGAGCTCTTCGCCCCTATTGCCCCCACGGTCCAGCTGTACGAGACGGGCGAGCAGTCGCCCGCCCCGCCCGAGGTGCTTGCGCCCGCCGACACGACCGGGCTCAGCCTCGTATCCTGGCAGCATAAGGGCGTCGACCTCGGCAACCGCGGGCCGTACGAGAGCGCGCGCCTCCACCGTCAGATGGAGCAGGAGGAATCGTCTGGCGGCCCGGGCTTCGGAACGGTGGCTCAGAGTGTGGACGCGATGCCGCATCGGGGCAAGCAGGTGCGGCTCCGCGCCGCCGTTCGGGCCGAGGTGAGCGGCGCCGGCAATCGGGCCCAGCTCTGGCTCCGCGTCGACCGGACGAACGACAGGCAGGGATTCTTCGACAACATGAGCGACCGGCCGATCACCAAGCCAAGCTGGGAGACCTATCAAATTACCGGAACGGTCGCCGAGGATGCCACGCACATCATGCTCGGCGGATTCCTGCGTGGCCGCGGCACGGCGCAGTTCGACGCGTTCCAGCTCCAGGTGCGAGACAGCAGCGGAGCGGCGTGGACGAACGTATCCCTGGAAAACGCAGGCTTGGAGGACGGGGCCGCAGGCGAGCCTCCGGCAGGGTGGGGCGGGCGATCAGACCGCTACGCGTTTCGGACGACGCAGGGGGATCCCGCCGAGGGTCAACAGTTCCTGTCGATTGCGCTGGACACCTCCTCGGTCGCAGTTGGGGCAGAGGGCCTCTTCGAGACGCGCCCGGCCGCTGGGGAGACGGTTACCACGCCGCTCGGGCACGGCCTCTCCGCACAGATCCCGCTCGCGCTCTACAGCGACGACAAGCAGACGCTTCGCTCAGATGGCGCCCCCTCCCCAGCTGCACTTCGGGGGGCGCTCGGCGATGTCTCCCTAAATCGCCTCACGGCCGAGGACGACGCCCTTCGCCGGGCCAACATCATCATTGCGTGGAACGTCTTCCAACACTTCTACCCGTACTTCGACGTCGTGGACGCCGACTGGGACCCAGTGCTGACCCGCAGCCTCCGCCGCGCCGCGGCCGACACGTCCAGCCGCGAGTTCCTGCGTACGCTTCGGCGGATGCTCGTGCCCCTCGAAGACGGGCACGCGCGGGTGTCGCATCCCGCCGACACCCTGCGGGCCGGCCTTCCCCTCCGGTTCGACTGGGTTGAGGAGGGCGTAGCGGTGACCGACACCGCCTCCTACAGCGGGACACAGAACTGCGCCCGGCCCGGCGACGTGGTCACGGCCGTTGACGGCGCACCAATCGAGGAGACACTCCGAAACACAAAACGGTCCATTTCCGGCTCCCCACAGTGGCGGACGGTCCGTGCCCTGCGGACATTCGCCGCGGGGCCGCCCGGTACGTCCGTCCGCCTCACGCTCCGCCGCGACGGGCAGGCGGTCGAGTGCCGGGTCCCCCGCGCTGACGACATGGGCCGCGGGCGCTGGCGGCGCCAGCTCCACCCCGAGCCCCGGCCCGACTCGATCGACGTGCTCTCTGGCGGCACCCACTACGTCGACCTCACCCGGGTGGGAATGGAGGCGCTTCAGCCCCACATCGACACGTTGGCCCAGGCCGAGGCGGTAATCTTCGACGTGCGCGGGTATCCGGAGGGCGGCGCCCAAGAACTGCTTCCCCACCTGTCGCCCGAGACGCTCCGGTCGGCCCACTTCGAGGTGCCGAAGATCATCTATCCGGACCAGGAGAACATCGCAGGCTACACCGGCGGCCGGTGGACACTCCCCTCAAAGACGCCGCAGTTTACGGGCAAGGTCGCATTTCTGACCGATGGGCGTGCCATCAGCTACGCCGAGAGCATCATGGGCATCGTCGAACACTACGACCTGGGCACCATCGTCGGCCAGCCGACCGCCGGGGCGAACGGAAACGTAAATCCATTCACGCTTCCCGGAAACTATCAGGTCTACTGGACGGGCATGCGCGTTCAGAAGCACGACCGGTCCCAGCACCACCTCGTCGGCATCCGTCCGGACGTACGGGCCACGCGGACGGTCGAGGGGGTGCGGGCCGGCACGGACGAAGTGCTGCGGGCGGCGCTCCGCGCTCTCGACCGGTCCCCGTAA
- a CDS encoding BlaI/MecI/CopY family transcriptional regulator, translating into MNGSLYNELGRREGQIMDVVYQLEEAGAETIRTKLPDPPSNSAIRSMLRHLEEKGYLDHRQEGRRYVYFPTRPKDEVRRSLLDHVQETFFGGSLSETVATLLSAKSEDLSPETLRELEQIVEDARDSSGSSGTGSSETDASGDQ; encoded by the coding sequence ATGAACGGTTCTCTGTACAACGAACTCGGTCGCCGCGAGGGCCAGATCATGGACGTGGTATACCAGCTGGAAGAGGCCGGAGCCGAAACGATCCGCACGAAGCTTCCCGACCCGCCGTCCAACTCCGCGATCCGGTCGATGCTCCGCCACCTGGAGGAAAAGGGCTACCTGGACCACCGGCAGGAGGGGCGCCGCTACGTCTACTTTCCGACCCGGCCGAAGGACGAGGTGCGCCGCTCGCTGCTGGACCACGTTCAAGAGACGTTTTTCGGCGGGTCGCTGTCGGAGACGGTCGCAACACTTCTCTCGGCGAAGAGCGAGGACCTCTCTCCGGAGACGCTTCGAGAGTTGGAGCAGATCGTTGAGGATGCACGCGACTCGTCCGGCTCTTCGGGGACCGGCTCTTCGGAGACAGATGCATCGGGGGACCAGTAG
- the recQ gene encoding DNA helicase RecQ: MDVTSADPTHVLQSVFGYETFRPYQKPVVQRLIDGGDALVLMPTGGGKSLCYQIPAMIRDGPGIVVSPLISLMQDQVDALQQVGVRAAVLNSSLGRKEREAVEHRLTAGELDLCYVAPERATRDRFKNLLSRARPSLLAIDEAHCISQWGHDFRPEYLALADLRGDFTQIPCAAVTATADPPTQRVVLDRLGMTDEDRFVAGFDRPNIRYVVEPKGDRPRQQLHEFIEREHPGQNGIVYCLSRNGVETTADWLTNHGHTAVPYHAGLSDHKRSEHQDRFLREDGLIVVATVAFGMGIDKPDVRFVAHLDVPKTLEAYYQETGRAGRDGRPATAWMAYRRGDVVRMRQLIDDSAENDEHRWTQRHKLNALLGYCEAPDCRREVLLNYFGEDMEGGTCGNCDNCLRPPDTWEGTTAAQKVLSCIARTGQRFGSGHVTDVLLGTDTEKVQRHDHDTVSTYGIGADRSKAEWRSIIRQLVAKGMVEVDVMGYGALTLTEDCRPVLKGHETTAFRDGAAASGSSSTPKTASDDPLPADGPERELFEALRERRTQLAKDQEVPPYVIFNDKTLRAMVEHQPQTRSAFHEIHGVGDVKLERYGNQFLDTIREHT; encoded by the coding sequence ATGGACGTCACCAGCGCCGATCCCACGCACGTCCTCCAGTCCGTCTTCGGGTACGAGACATTCCGCCCGTACCAGAAGCCGGTGGTGCAGCGGCTCATCGATGGGGGGGATGCGCTCGTGCTCATGCCGACGGGCGGGGGAAAGTCGCTCTGCTACCAGATCCCGGCGATGATTCGGGACGGCCCCGGCATCGTCGTCTCGCCCCTCATCTCGCTCATGCAGGACCAGGTCGACGCGCTGCAGCAGGTCGGCGTGCGGGCGGCGGTGCTCAACTCCAGCCTCGGACGCAAGGAGCGGGAGGCGGTGGAGCACCGGCTCACGGCGGGCGAGCTCGACCTCTGCTACGTGGCGCCCGAGCGGGCCACCCGCGACCGCTTCAAAAACTTGCTCTCACGGGCCCGCCCGTCCCTTCTCGCCATTGACGAGGCGCACTGCATCTCGCAGTGGGGGCACGACTTCCGCCCCGAGTACCTGGCGCTGGCCGACCTCCGGGGCGACTTCACGCAGATCCCCTGCGCCGCCGTCACCGCCACCGCCGACCCGCCCACGCAGCGGGTCGTCCTCGACCGCCTCGGCATGACGGACGAGGACCGGTTCGTGGCCGGCTTCGACCGCCCCAATATCCGCTACGTGGTGGAACCGAAGGGGGACCGCCCCCGCCAACAGCTGCACGAGTTCATTGAGCGGGAGCACCCCGGCCAGAACGGCATCGTGTACTGCCTCAGCCGCAACGGCGTGGAGACGACCGCCGACTGGCTCACCAACCACGGCCACACCGCCGTGCCCTACCACGCCGGCCTCTCCGACCACAAGCGCAGCGAGCATCAGGACCGCTTCCTCCGCGAGGATGGCCTCATCGTGGTGGCCACCGTCGCGTTCGGGATGGGCATCGACAAGCCCGACGTGCGCTTCGTGGCCCACCTCGACGTGCCGAAGACGCTGGAGGCTTACTACCAAGAAACCGGCCGGGCCGGGCGCGACGGGCGCCCCGCCACCGCCTGGATGGCGTACCGCCGCGGGGACGTGGTGCGCATGCGGCAGCTCATCGACGACTCCGCCGAAAACGACGAGCACCGCTGGACCCAGCGCCACAAGCTAAACGCTCTGCTCGGCTACTGCGAGGCGCCGGACTGCCGCCGCGAGGTGCTCCTGAACTACTTCGGCGAGGACATGGAGGGGGGTACGTGCGGCAACTGCGACAACTGCCTGCGCCCGCCCGACACCTGGGAGGGCACCACGGCCGCCCAGAAGGTGCTTTCCTGCATTGCCCGCACGGGCCAACGCTTCGGCAGCGGCCATGTGACCGACGTGCTTCTCGGCACGGACACCGAGAAGGTGCAGCGCCACGACCACGACACCGTCTCTACTTACGGCATCGGGGCCGACCGGTCGAAGGCCGAGTGGCGATCCATTATCCGGCAGCTGGTGGCGAAGGGCATGGTGGAGGTGGACGTGATGGGGTACGGCGCCCTCACGCTCACCGAAGATTGCCGCCCGGTGCTGAAGGGCCACGAGACCACTGCCTTCCGCGACGGGGCCGCCGCGTCCGGGTCGTCCAGCACCCCGAAGACCGCCTCCGACGATCCCCTCCCGGCCGACGGGCCGGAGCGGGAGCTGTTCGAGGCGCTCCGCGAGCGCCGCACGCAGCTGGCCAAGGACCAGGAGGTGCCCCCCTACGTCATCTTCAACGACAAGACGCTGCGGGCAATGGTGGAGCATCAGCCCCAGACCCGAAGCGCCTTCCATGAGATCCACGGGGTGGGGGACGTGAAGCTGGAGCGGTATGGCAATCAGTTCCTCGACACGATCCGCGAGCACACGTGA
- a CDS encoding adenosylcobalamin-dependent ribonucleoside-diphosphate reductase has translation MSQNPSSTESAAADVAAPAESTNGHASNGHRVNTRSGRNGSHQYQLSDSDLVTDDRTNDDIFETEISEEVYEQNYQYGTDDRIPDSWYRNARAMAQVEDDTDAWTQRFYQLLSGKGLGTGPFPFTPGGRIFANAGTGLGKATLINCFVSGFQGHDQDSMDEIQAELTRQAKILASEGGYGFCAHIMRPRGARIGGVGSMTPGAVQMLDVWNKQAATIVAGSGMMSDRDDVKDKIRKGAQMVTMGIWHPDIIEFIEAKQEPGRLHKFNMSVLITDEFMEAVRNDDKWALRFPDYENEKEFYKQHWDGNLKAYQEKGGTVKTWKDPATGEPAVYEAREIWNRIMDSTYNRNEPGVIFVDTINKENNLSYIEHINATNPCGEQVLPVGGVCLLGNLNVTQLVDQEAGEIDYDLVDDLVPLAVRFLDNVNDLSYVPLEEQQENLQKKRRIGLGHYGDGSALMMMKTRYGSDEGARVMRQFQEHLANQAYQASARLADEKGAFPLFDKDEYLSNPFVQRLSDKTKEMIGDLGLRNSHLLSIQPTGNTSTLGNAPSSGIEPVFMHSYIRTSEQPALPDGINRPSMSPNAYEVGEDIDADGTAWTAEEQGDETVLRCQEEGHTHWQIHPTRDICKDQEVKDYAVRHMETDGTWDPEADWAVTTRDLDVDDHLTQMKALAPFVDSSMSKTVNVPNDYPFEDFKELYEKAHDTGVIKGVTTYRAGTMSAVLSGGDDEDDGDGVPRTEAPDRPETLPCAIHRVRYQGDHWTILVGFLEDHPYEVFAFKSEGEAPLFGDDSERVDEGHIRKNESRHYSLLGPNGTVVIGDITSHMPSDDVRVETRLVSTALRHGSKIDFLVEQLEKAEGSIASFGQSMAKALRAHATDHEVTCDKCGSANVRHVEGCMECADCGHSRCS, from the coding sequence ATGTCCCAAAACCCCTCTTCTACAGAATCCGCAGCGGCCGACGTGGCTGCCCCGGCCGAATCGACCAACGGGCACGCCTCCAACGGCCACCGCGTCAACACCCGGTCGGGACGAAACGGGTCGCATCAGTATCAGCTGTCCGACAGCGACCTCGTCACGGACGACCGGACGAACGACGACATCTTCGAGACCGAGATCTCCGAGGAGGTCTACGAGCAAAACTACCAGTACGGCACCGACGACCGCATACCGGACAGCTGGTACCGGAATGCGCGGGCCATGGCCCAGGTCGAAGACGACACCGACGCGTGGACCCAGCGCTTCTATCAGCTTCTGAGCGGGAAAGGACTGGGCACTGGCCCTTTTCCGTTCACGCCTGGCGGCCGCATCTTCGCCAACGCGGGCACCGGCCTCGGCAAGGCCACGCTCATCAACTGCTTCGTGTCGGGGTTTCAGGGCCACGACCAGGACTCGATGGACGAGATCCAGGCGGAGCTGACCCGCCAGGCCAAGATCCTGGCCAGCGAGGGCGGCTACGGGTTCTGCGCCCACATCATGCGGCCCCGTGGGGCGCGCATCGGCGGCGTCGGCTCCATGACGCCCGGCGCGGTGCAGATGCTCGACGTCTGGAATAAGCAGGCCGCCACCATCGTCGCGGGCTCCGGCATGATGTCCGACCGCGACGACGTGAAGGACAAGATCCGAAAGGGCGCCCAGATGGTCACCATGGGCATCTGGCACCCCGACATCATTGAGTTCATCGAGGCGAAGCAGGAGCCCGGCCGCCTCCACAAGTTCAACATGTCGGTTCTCATCACCGACGAGTTCATGGAGGCGGTCAGGAACGACGACAAGTGGGCGCTCCGCTTCCCCGACTACGAGAACGAGAAGGAGTTCTACAAGCAGCACTGGGACGGCAACCTGAAGGCCTACCAGGAGAAGGGCGGCACGGTGAAGACGTGGAAGGACCCGGCCACCGGCGAGCCCGCGGTGTACGAGGCGCGGGAGATCTGGAATCGGATTATGGATTCCACCTACAACCGCAACGAGCCCGGTGTCATCTTCGTCGACACCATCAACAAGGAGAACAACCTCAGCTACATCGAGCACATCAACGCCACGAACCCGTGTGGCGAGCAGGTGCTGCCGGTCGGCGGCGTGTGCCTGCTGGGCAACCTGAACGTGACGCAGCTCGTGGACCAGGAAGCGGGCGAGATTGACTACGATCTCGTCGACGACCTCGTCCCGCTCGCGGTGCGCTTCCTCGACAACGTCAACGACCTCAGCTACGTCCCGCTCGAGGAGCAGCAGGAGAACCTGCAGAAGAAGCGCCGCATCGGCCTCGGCCACTACGGCGACGGCTCGGCGCTGATGATGATGAAGACGCGCTACGGCTCCGACGAGGGGGCCCGCGTGATGCGCCAGTTCCAGGAGCACCTCGCCAACCAGGCCTACCAGGCCAGCGCGCGGCTCGCCGACGAGAAGGGCGCGTTCCCGCTCTTCGACAAGGACGAATACCTGTCAAACCCCTTCGTCCAGCGCCTTTCGGACAAGACGAAGGAGATGATCGGCGACCTGGGGCTCCGCAACAGTCACCTGCTCTCCATTCAGCCGACGGGCAACACGTCCACCTTGGGCAACGCCCCGTCGAGCGGCATCGAGCCGGTGTTTATGCACAGCTACATCCGGACCTCCGAGCAGCCGGCGCTCCCCGACGGGATCAACCGGCCGTCGATGTCCCCGAACGCCTACGAAGTGGGGGAGGACATCGACGCCGACGGCACGGCCTGGACCGCCGAGGAGCAGGGCGACGAGACGGTGCTTCGCTGCCAGGAGGAGGGCCACACCCACTGGCAGATTCACCCGACCCGCGACATCTGCAAGGATCAGGAGGTCAAGGACTACGCCGTCCGACACATGGAGACGGATGGCACCTGGGACCCGGAGGCCGACTGGGCCGTCACGACCCGCGATCTGGACGTGGACGACCACCTCACCCAGATGAAGGCGCTGGCACCGTTCGTGGACTCCTCGATGTCCAAGACGGTCAACGTCCCGAATGACTACCCCTTCGAGGACTTCAAGGAGCTTTACGAGAAGGCCCACGACACAGGCGTCATCAAGGGCGTGACGACGTACCGCGCCGGGACCATGAGTGCCGTGCTCTCCGGCGGCGACGACGAGGACGACGGCGATGGCGTGCCCCGCACCGAGGCGCCCGATCGCCCGGAGACCCTGCCGTGCGCCATCCACCGCGTGCGGTACCAGGGCGACCACTGGACCATCCTGGTCGGCTTTCTGGAGGATCACCCCTACGAGGTCTTCGCCTTCAAGTCGGAGGGGGAGGCCCCGCTCTTCGGCGACGACAGTGAGCGCGTCGACGAGGGCCACATCCGGAAGAATGAGAGCCGTCACTACTCGCTTCTGGGCCCGAACGGAACGGTCGTGATCGGCGACATCACCAGCCACATGCCGTCCGATGACGTGCGCGTGGAGACGCGGCTCGTGTCGACGGCGCTGCGCCACGGCTCCAAGATTGACTTCCTCGTGGAGCAGCTCGAGAAGGCGGAGGGCTCAATCGCGTCCTTCGGCCAGTCGATGGCGAAGGCCCTGCGCGCCCACGCCACCGACCACGAAGTCACCTGCGACAAGTGTGGGTCCGCGAACGTGCGCCACGTAGAGGGCTGCATGGAGTGCGCGGACTGCGGGCACTCGCGGTGCAGCTAG